GCGAGGCCTCGGGTAAAAAATAAGCCACGCCACCTAGCAAAGCGACCAGGCAAATAAGTACCCCAGCCAGGAGTGCCTGACTACTGATTGCCGAAAGCATACCGATTCTGTAAGGCGTAAACGGATTGACTAATAAAGCCTTCAGGGTTTTCCTGACCAGGCCACAACTGGGCTATATACATACCATTCTCTTTTTAATCCAATGCAAAGCTACAGCTATTTGCAACATTGTTGCAAATAGCTGTAGCTTTTTTTATAACCGCTTGTAACGTGCAGGTGTGTAGTTGGTTAGCTGTATCGTGAAATCATTTGCAACAAGGTTGCAAAAATGATTTGTTTTTCTTAGTTTAGAGCCATGCTTACGACGCACGCACTCACCTTTGCTTACGGTTCAAACCGACAATTTACGTTTCCAGATCTGCAGTGTGGCGATAAACAGTCCCTGCTCATTCTGGGGAAATCAGGCACCGGAAAAACGACACTACTCCACCTGCTGGCTGCGCTGCTTAAACCGGTCAGTGGCTCTATACGTATCGATAAAACCGAACTTACGGAGCTGAGTCCGGCGCAAACGGCTTCCTTTCGGGCAGCACATCTGGGCATTGTTTACCAGAAACCCCATTTTGTTAGCGCGTTGACGGTAGAAGATAACCTATTGCTGGCCAATTATTTCGCGGATCGTGCTCCCAAGCCAGCCAGGGCGCACCGGCTGGCTGGCCAGTTAGGTCTTCAGGAGCACCTGACCAAAAAAACGAGTCAACTCAGTCAGGGGGAACAGCAGCGGCTAAGTCTGGCCAGAGCACTGATGAACGAACCGTCGATTATTCTGGCCGATGAGCCTACGTCCAGTCTGGATGATGAGAATTGTAACCGGGTCATCGGGCTTCTACGGGAACAATCTGAACAGGCTGGCTCCAGCCTGATTGTGGTGACGCACGATGCCCGATTGAAAACCCAGTTTATGAATCAGGTATTGCTGTAAGTCTTTCTAACTCTTCCTTCCCATGAATTTAGTTCGCATTAGCTGGGCCAACCTGCGCGATAAGCCGCTTAGCAGTTTTCTAAGTGGCCTGTTGATGACACTGGGTATTACCATCATCTCGTTGTTGTTACTGCTCAATGACAAGTTGGAAGATCAGTTTACTAAAAATGCTAAGGGCGTCGATATGGTGCTGGGCGCCAAGGGCAGCCCGTTGCAACTGATCCTGTCGAGCATCTACCAGATCGATGCGCCGACGGGTAATATTCCGCTGGCCGAAGCCCAGCAGTTAACCCGCAATCCGATGGTCAAAACGGCCATTCCGTTGGCCATGGGCGACAACTACCAGTCTTTTCGCATTGTTGGCACCAATCACACCTACCTAACGCATTATGGGGCAACCGTAGGGCAGGGGAGGCTATTCACTAAATCCCTGGAAGTAGTTGTGGGGACTCGTGTCGCCCAGGTGACGGGGTTAAAAATTGGTGATCAGTTTTACGGTTCGCACGGGATGGATGCTGGAGGTGATGTGCATAAAGACAAATCGTATCGGGTCGTAGGCCTGCTAAACCCCAGCAATTCGGTCGTTGATGGCTTGATTCTTACACCCATTGCCAGCGTCTGGGCCGTTCATGAGCATGGCGAAGCGCAAACCGATGAAGCCCATGCTGACCAGGAAGCCGCACCGGCACCGGTGCCAGAGAGCGACGGCCCGACTGATCGCGACCCGACCGAAAAATCCCGTGAGATTACCAGCATGCTCATTCAGTTTCGCAATCCGCTGGGCATGATGCTGGCGAGGGGTATCAACAGTAACTCCAAATTGCAGGCGGCTTTACCGGCCATTGAGATCAACAGACTCTTCTCATTACTGGGCGTAGGGGTGGATACATTGCGATATCTGGCCCTGGCCATTATGGTGATTTCCGGAATTAGTGTTTTTGTTTCGCTGTATAATTCCTTGAAGGAACGGAAATACGAAATGGCGTTGATGTTGTCGATGGGGGCTACACGGACGCAGTTGTTTGGTATGTTGTTGCTGGAAGGGCTTGCTCTGTCGCTGATCGGGTTTCTACTCGGCGTTGTCCTGAGCCGAATCGGACTGGCACTATTTTCGGCAGGTATTGCCCAGGAATTCCACTATAGTTTAACCGGTTTTCGGTTGTTACCTCAGGAATGGCTATTACTGGTAGCTGCTGTAGGCATTGGTCTGCTGGCGGCTGCGTTGCCTGCCATTGGCGTCTACCGGATGAACATTTCACAAACGCTGGCCGAAGAGTAAGGTGATCATTTTTTCCAGGCCGCTTTTACCCAGCTGTGGTTGTTAAAAACCAATGGCTCAACTTAGATGATTACAGACGACGACCTTTATATCAGTCTGGCAGTGTGATTGCACCTGGTTTTATAAAACAGGCACTTGGCTATTTATTAAGTTCGGTTAGCATTGGTTGGATAACATAAGCCGTCATCGTTGAACGCTATGAGCCTGCATGTAGATCTGAGGCAGGTGTTGTATATGCATACCCGGAATAGTCGACGGGTTTCATTCCTCATTATGGACAAGTACTGAACCGTACATAGTCATTCAGTAGACTAATTGAGTGATGTAATGATCGGCCGATGAGAACCGGAGGTCTCTGAGCATTTCATACTGTTTCAACCACCCTAAATAAAGCTCCGATTCCAATCAGGTTAAGTCATAGGGGTCAGGCGATTGCCAGCCGAAAGTAAAACGAAGCTCCCGGTGATTCGCCTGAATGTATACCGATCTGTCCACCCATGGCTAGAATAAATTCTTTTGAAATAGC
This window of the Spirosoma aerolatum genome carries:
- a CDS encoding ABC transporter ATP-binding protein; amino-acid sequence: MLTTHALTFAYGSNRQFTFPDLQCGDKQSLLILGKSGTGKTTLLHLLAALLKPVSGSIRIDKTELTELSPAQTASFRAAHLGIVYQKPHFVSALTVEDNLLLANYFADRAPKPARAHRLAGQLGLQEHLTKKTSQLSQGEQQRLSLARALMNEPSIILADEPTSSLDDENCNRVIGLLREQSEQAGSSLIVVTHDARLKTQFMNQVLL
- a CDS encoding ABC transporter permease, with the protein product MNLVRISWANLRDKPLSSFLSGLLMTLGITIISLLLLLNDKLEDQFTKNAKGVDMVLGAKGSPLQLILSSIYQIDAPTGNIPLAEAQQLTRNPMVKTAIPLAMGDNYQSFRIVGTNHTYLTHYGATVGQGRLFTKSLEVVVGTRVAQVTGLKIGDQFYGSHGMDAGGDVHKDKSYRVVGLLNPSNSVVDGLILTPIASVWAVHEHGEAQTDEAHADQEAAPAPVPESDGPTDRDPTEKSREITSMLIQFRNPLGMMLARGINSNSKLQAALPAIEINRLFSLLGVGVDTLRYLALAIMVISGISVFVSLYNSLKERKYEMALMLSMGATRTQLFGMLLLEGLALSLIGFLLGVVLSRIGLALFSAGIAQEFHYSLTGFRLLPQEWLLLVAAVGIGLLAAALPAIGVYRMNISQTLAEE